In Carnobacterium sp. CP1, the following are encoded in one genomic region:
- a CDS encoding acetyl-CoA C-acetyltransferase gives MEEVVIVSAARTPIGKFGGSLKNTTAVELGILVAKQAIDRAAISPEVVNQVIFGNVLQAGLGQNPARQIAVHADVPYASPAMTINEVCGSGLKSVILASQAIQLGDADVIVAGGTENMSQAPYLLNHHRWGKKAGDDRMIDSAMHDGLSDAFNHLPMGLTAEKVAEQYGISRAEQDAFALRSQMKAAAAQENGRFTEEIVPVAVKDSKGKPLLFSEDEFVRKNTSLESLTALNPAFAENGTVTAGNSSGINDGAAALVLMKKSRAEQLGVPYLATIRGYAEIGIDPSIMGYAPYQAIETVLKKTNLSLDDIDLIELNEAFAAQSVAVSRDLKLHSDKVNVNGGAIALGHPIGASGARILVSLLHEMQKKQAHLGLASLCVGGGIGISMVLEKS, from the coding sequence ATGGAAGAAGTTGTCATTGTTAGTGCCGCAAGAACACCAATTGGAAAATTTGGCGGAAGCTTAAAAAACACAACCGCTGTTGAATTAGGTATTCTCGTCGCGAAACAAGCCATTGATCGGGCAGCTATTTCACCAGAAGTAGTAAATCAGGTTATTTTTGGAAATGTCTTACAAGCTGGACTAGGACAAAACCCAGCACGTCAAATAGCTGTCCATGCCGATGTTCCTTATGCATCCCCAGCGATGACCATTAATGAAGTTTGCGGTTCAGGGTTAAAATCCGTCATTCTTGCCAGTCAAGCCATTCAATTAGGAGACGCTGATGTGATCGTAGCAGGCGGAACAGAAAACATGTCACAAGCTCCTTATCTTTTAAATCATCATCGGTGGGGAAAAAAAGCTGGCGATGACCGGATGATCGACAGCGCTATGCATGATGGTTTATCGGATGCGTTCAATCATCTGCCTATGGGTCTGACCGCTGAAAAAGTAGCGGAACAATACGGCATTTCAAGAGCCGAACAAGATGCATTCGCGTTACGCTCGCAAATGAAAGCTGCAGCTGCACAGGAGAATGGGCGATTCACGGAAGAAATCGTCCCAGTTGCGGTTAAAGATTCAAAAGGCAAACCGCTTTTATTCAGTGAAGACGAATTTGTTCGAAAGAATACTAGTTTAGAAAGTTTAACTGCTCTTAACCCTGCTTTTGCCGAAAACGGAACCGTTACTGCCGGAAATTCTTCGGGTATAAACGATGGAGCAGCAGCACTTGTCTTGATGAAAAAATCCCGTGCTGAACAATTAGGTGTGCCTTATTTAGCCACCATACGCGGATATGCTGAAATCGGCATTGACCCTTCGATCATGGGATATGCTCCCTATCAGGCCATTGAAACGGTTTTAAAAAAAACAAACTTGTCTTTGGATGATATTGACTTAATTGAATTAAATGAAGCTTTTGCTGCTCAAAGTGTAGCCGTATCTAGAGATTTAAAGCTTCATAGCGACAAAGTCAACGTGAATGGCGGAGCGATCGCTTTAGGCCATCCGATAGGCGCTTCCGGAGCCAGAATTTTAGTCAGTTTGCTCCACGAAATGCAAAAAAAACAAGCTCATTTAGGATTAGCTTCATTATGTGTAGGCGGCGGAATCGGAATTTCTATGGTACTTGAGAAGAGCTAA
- a CDS encoding AI-2E family transporter: MNNVIDYLKEVLKATGKGLKGYLKAECKLSVLTFVVLCSGFLLIGIEHWGIKAFGIAIVDIIPVLGSGMIMVPWAVIRFIMGDTTIAWQLGLVYIVASIIRQIAEPFVTGKEIGVRPLYTLISTVICVLLFGPLGALAGALVAVIIKAIFEVKFIRRL, from the coding sequence ATGAATAATGTGATCGACTATTTAAAAGAAGTGCTTAAGGCTACAGGCAAAGGGTTGAAAGGGTATTTGAAAGCTGAATGTAAATTATCGGTACTGACGTTTGTTGTTTTGTGCAGTGGTTTTTTGCTGATTGGCATTGAGCACTGGGGAATCAAAGCGTTCGGGATAGCAATCGTCGATATCATCCCAGTATTGGGCAGCGGGATGATCATGGTGCCATGGGCGGTCATTCGCTTTATTATGGGAGATACGACCATCGCTTGGCAACTTGGGTTGGTATATATTGTTGCGAGCATTATTCGACAAATAGCAGAACCGTTTGTGACCGGTAAAGAAATTGGCGTACGACCGCTCTACACTTTAATCTCCACTGTGATTTGTGTCTTGCTTTTTGGCCCACTAGGCGCACTGGCAGGAGCTCTGGTAGCTGTGATCATTAAAGCGATCTTTGAAGTGAAGTTCATTCGGCGGCTTTAA
- a CDS encoding hydroxymethylglutaryl-CoA synthase: protein MKIGIDKIGFYTPHLYVDMKKLAVAREIEPEKFTIGIGQEKMALAPLTQDAVTLAANAALNILDEKDKEKIDLVIFGTESGIDHSKAAAIYVHHLLGLRSEARAFEIKQACYGATAGIQMAKGHIALNPESKVLVLGSDISRYGLNTSGEATQGAGAVALVISAEPSILAFEEQSAYVTADIMDFWRPIYSEAAFVDGKFSNEQYIQFFATAWAQYKAKTNLALKDFEAICFHLPYTKMGLKALKPVLLEEGSAADQERLLANYQVSTGYNRVVGNIYTGSLYLSLLSLLEQQEDLADGERIGLFSYGSGAVGEFFTGILQPGFRSHLNVVQHMDLLSSRAEVSVAEYEAIFQQTLPIDGTTVELDNTNDPAEIYLAGMTNNMRQYINKQTEDSIYS, encoded by the coding sequence TTGAAAATAGGGATTGATAAAATCGGGTTTTATACCCCTCATTTATATGTTGATATGAAAAAACTAGCGGTTGCTAGAGAAATAGAGCCTGAAAAGTTCACTATTGGCATTGGCCAAGAAAAAATGGCTCTAGCTCCACTCACACAAGACGCGGTTACATTGGCAGCAAACGCAGCTTTAAATATATTAGATGAAAAAGATAAAGAGAAAATTGATTTGGTTATTTTTGGTACAGAGTCTGGTATTGATCATTCAAAAGCTGCAGCCATTTATGTGCATCATTTATTAGGGTTACGTTCCGAAGCTCGTGCGTTTGAAATCAAACAAGCTTGTTATGGAGCAACTGCTGGGATTCAAATGGCAAAAGGACATATAGCGTTAAATCCAGAAAGCAAAGTATTGGTTTTGGGATCAGACATTTCAAGATACGGTTTAAATACTTCAGGAGAAGCTACACAAGGAGCTGGAGCGGTTGCTTTAGTGATTAGCGCTGAACCTAGTATATTAGCATTTGAAGAACAAAGTGCGTATGTGACTGCTGATATCATGGACTTTTGGCGGCCTATCTATTCAGAAGCAGCTTTTGTTGACGGCAAATTTTCAAACGAACAGTACATCCAATTTTTTGCAACAGCTTGGGCCCAGTATAAAGCTAAAACCAATCTAGCCTTAAAAGATTTTGAAGCGATTTGTTTCCATTTGCCTTATACGAAAATGGGACTAAAAGCCTTGAAACCTGTTTTGTTAGAGGAAGGTTCAGCTGCAGACCAAGAACGGCTGCTGGCCAATTATCAAGTAAGCACGGGTTACAACCGAGTAGTAGGAAATATCTATACCGGCTCATTGTACCTCAGCTTGCTATCTTTGCTTGAGCAGCAAGAGGACTTAGCCGATGGAGAGAGAATCGGTTTATTCAGCTATGGTTCCGGCGCAGTGGGTGAATTCTTTACTGGTATTTTACAACCTGGATTCCGTTCGCATTTAAACGTGGTACAACATATGGACTTGCTTTCATCAAGAGCAGAAGTAAGTGTTGCGGAATACGAAGCTATTTTCCAACAAACACTGCCGATAGATGGAACAACGGTTGAATTGGATAATACTAATGACCCAGCAGAAATTTATTTAGCCGGCATGACGAATAATATGCGTCAATACATCAATAAACAAACTGAAGATTCTATTTACTCTTAA
- a CDS encoding 50S ribosomal protein L25: protein MKINAELRTEVGTSSANRYRRENKIPAVVYNKGSETTPVLLDSKDFDKVLKELGKNGIFDIVTAEGESKQVIIKDFQSAALKYQILDVELQAITKDQKLTVTVPIILSGAEGVKEGLVSQTLNELEIETTPANIPTEFTADVSALTIGDSLTVADLSVDKEITVFNEQDETVAIVAPPTVMEEPAEPAEASDPEVIGEKEA from the coding sequence ATGAAAATAAATGCAGAATTGAGAACTGAAGTTGGGACTTCTTCAGCTAATCGTTACAGACGGGAAAATAAAATCCCGGCAGTTGTTTATAATAAAGGATCCGAAACTACTCCTGTCTTGTTAGACAGCAAAGATTTTGACAAGGTTTTAAAAGAATTAGGTAAAAACGGGATTTTTGATATCGTAACTGCAGAGGGAGAATCAAAACAAGTTATCATTAAAGATTTCCAAAGCGCTGCTTTAAAATATCAAATTTTGGATGTAGAGCTTCAGGCTATTACAAAAGACCAAAAACTGACAGTGACAGTTCCGATCATTTTATCAGGTGCTGAAGGCGTCAAAGAAGGTTTAGTTTCACAAACCTTAAATGAACTAGAAATTGAAACAACACCGGCTAATATTCCAACTGAATTTACCGCTGATGTTAGTGCTTTAACCATTGGAGACTCTTTAACAGTAGCAGACTTGTCTGTTGATAAAGAAATTACTGTCTTTAATGAACAAGACGAAACAGTGGCTATTGTAGCACCGCCAACTGTAATGGAAGAGCCTGCTGAACCAGCTGAGGCAAGCGACCCTGAAGTTATTGGAGAAAAAGAAGCTTAA
- a CDS encoding aldo/keto reductase yields the protein MKKITLGTSDLQVSNVALGCMSMNRLSTQEATEVVQNALDLGVNFFDHADIYGKGQSEEVFSTALNLRSSIRDNIIIQSKTGIREGFYDLSKEHILKTVDDSLKRLKTDYLDILLLHRPDALVEPEEVAAAFDQLEQSGKVRHFGVSNHNLMQIDLLKKSVKQDLIVNQLQLSVMHTGMIDAGINVNTKFDGAVDRDGSVLDYSRLKDMTIQAWSPVKADKGVFVDNDAYPEINATLKEIGERHGLDNSATAIAWILRHPANIQTIVGTMTPERLKQYVKASEVRLTREEWYEIYRVAGNNVP from the coding sequence TTGAAAAAAATAACCTTAGGAACGAGTGATTTACAAGTATCAAACGTGGCTTTAGGCTGCATGTCCATGAATCGTTTGTCTACCCAAGAAGCTACTGAAGTCGTCCAAAACGCATTAGATTTAGGCGTAAACTTTTTTGACCATGCAGATATTTACGGCAAAGGCCAATCAGAAGAAGTTTTTTCTACGGCTCTAAATTTACGCTCTTCGATTCGAGACAACATCATTATCCAAAGCAAAACTGGGATTCGCGAAGGATTCTATGACCTTTCTAAAGAACACATTCTGAAAACAGTAGACGACAGCTTAAAAAGACTAAAAACCGACTATCTTGATATTCTTTTGCTGCATCGTCCAGATGCATTAGTCGAACCCGAAGAAGTAGCAGCAGCTTTTGATCAATTAGAACAAAGCGGCAAAGTTCGCCACTTTGGCGTCAGCAATCATAATCTCATGCAAATTGATTTGTTAAAAAAATCTGTTAAACAGGATTTGATCGTTAACCAACTGCAATTAAGCGTCATGCATACTGGAATGATCGATGCTGGTATCAACGTCAACACCAAATTTGATGGTGCCGTTGATCGTGATGGCAGTGTTTTAGATTATAGTCGCCTTAAAGATATGACGATTCAAGCTTGGTCCCCTGTCAAAGCTGATAAAGGAGTATTTGTTGATAACGATGCGTATCCAGAAATCAACGCCACATTGAAAGAAATTGGTGAGCGGCATGGTTTAGATAATTCTGCAACGGCTATCGCTTGGATTTTGCGTCACCCTGCTAATATTCAAACGATTGTAGGAACGATGACTCCTGAACGTTTGAAACAATACGTCAAAGCCTCTGAGGTCAGATTGACTCGTGAAGAATGGTATGAAATTTACCGTGTAGCGGGAAACAATGTCCCTTAA
- a CDS encoding secondary thiamine-phosphate synthase enzyme YjbQ, translated as MGKTMHTFTISTHEKQSFTTLDQYLQEALDKSGVEEGVMVVYCPHTTAAITINENADPDVKKDLKVGLDDTFPNKPAYVHAEGNSDGHMKSSVVGASETLIIADGQLILGTWQSVYFAEFDGPRTRTFIVKILAV; from the coding sequence ATGGGAAAGACAATGCATACATTTACGATTTCTACTCATGAGAAACAATCGTTCACAACACTTGATCAGTACTTGCAAGAAGCTTTGGACAAAAGCGGTGTGGAAGAGGGCGTGATGGTTGTTTATTGTCCTCATACGACTGCAGCCATTACCATTAATGAGAATGCAGATCCAGATGTAAAAAAAGATTTGAAAGTAGGATTGGATGATACTTTTCCGAATAAACCTGCGTACGTTCATGCCGAAGGAAATTCAGACGGGCATATGAAATCATCCGTAGTGGGGGCGAGCGAAACGTTGATCATCGCAGATGGACAACTCATATTAGGCACTTGGCAAAGCGTTTATTTTGCGGAATTTGACGGGCCTAGGACACGCACGTTTATTGTGAAGATCTTGGCAGTTTAA
- a CDS encoding histidinol-phosphatase HisJ family protein, giving the protein MMKEKIEGVFTMYFTDYHHHTDNSFDSIAQMSAVCEQAIIKGIDEICFTEHFSVNSLAPTYGHMDFERYFSQLKENRQRYADKLVIKAGIELCEPHLMQDEYKKALANLPLDFVMGSVHNVKEEKLSRYMLSKSPQEIYQGYFDEVYQLVTHSDIDVLAHLDLIKRYATETAGAYDFSDYQMILEKILLKAIERGIGIEVNTSGLANSKIKETLPSMEVLKLYRSLGGKILTVGSDSHRAETVGYGIEIALRMAKEAGFNSIYTFEKRVPTAVEIDL; this is encoded by the coding sequence ATGATGAAAGAGAAGATAGAAGGAGTGTTTACGATGTATTTCACTGATTACCATCACCATACAGACAATTCATTTGATTCAATAGCTCAAATGTCGGCTGTCTGCGAACAAGCAATAATAAAAGGAATAGATGAGATTTGTTTTACAGAACATTTTTCTGTCAATTCCCTGGCACCCACTTATGGGCACATGGATTTTGAACGTTATTTTTCGCAACTGAAAGAAAACAGACAAAGGTATGCTGACAAATTGGTCATCAAAGCAGGAATCGAATTGTGCGAACCTCATTTGATGCAGGACGAATACAAAAAAGCTTTGGCCAACTTGCCGTTAGATTTTGTGATGGGTTCCGTTCACAATGTGAAAGAAGAAAAATTGAGCCGGTATATGTTGAGTAAATCCCCACAAGAAATTTATCAAGGTTATTTTGATGAAGTGTATCAGTTGGTAACGCACTCAGATATTGACGTCTTAGCGCATTTGGATTTGATCAAACGCTATGCGACAGAAACTGCAGGAGCGTATGATTTCTCTGACTACCAAATGATATTGGAAAAGATTTTGCTTAAAGCCATTGAAAGAGGAATTGGAATCGAAGTCAACACTTCTGGGTTAGCGAATAGTAAAATCAAAGAAACCCTTCCTTCAATGGAAGTATTGAAACTGTATCGTTCGTTAGGAGGCAAAATTTTGACTGTCGGCTCGGATTCTCATCGAGCGGAAACGGTTGGGTATGGAATAGAAATAGCATTGAGGATGGCGAAAGAAGCTGGATTCAACTCCATTTACACGTTTGAAAAGCGAGTGCCGACTGCTGTGGAAATTGATTTGTAG
- a CDS encoding YaiI/YqxD family protein, producing the protein MKVYVDADACPVKDIIISEATADQIPVVLVTSISHFSTVQQPAGVETVYVDTGAEAADYRIMRLVKKGDLLITQDYGLASLALGKGCIILHHMGFRYTNETIDQLLQSRYLSAMVRKSGKRTKGPKPFTNDDRKKFQELFKNTIAETKRSL; encoded by the coding sequence ATGAAAGTTTATGTGGACGCAGATGCTTGTCCGGTAAAAGACATTATTATTTCAGAAGCTACAGCTGATCAAATTCCTGTGGTTCTGGTAACCAGTATTTCTCATTTTTCAACTGTCCAGCAACCGGCTGGAGTTGAAACGGTTTACGTGGACACCGGAGCTGAAGCAGCTGACTACCGCATCATGCGGCTTGTAAAAAAAGGTGATCTGCTCATCACTCAAGATTATGGTTTGGCTTCATTAGCCCTAGGGAAAGGCTGTATCATCCTTCATCATATGGGGTTCAGATACACCAACGAGACGATCGACCAACTCTTACAATCTCGTTATTTAAGTGCGATGGTCAGAAAAAGCGGCAAACGGACAAAAGGTCCTAAACCGTTCACAAACGATGATCGCAAAAAATTTCAAGAACTTTTTAAAAATACAATTGCCGAAACAAAAAGAAGCCTTTAA